A window of the Gossypium hirsutum isolate 1008001.06 chromosome A05, Gossypium_hirsutum_v2.1, whole genome shotgun sequence genome harbors these coding sequences:
- the LOC107958217 gene encoding uncharacterized protein isoform X1, with the protein MTLEDFFTLAEMKDGLTVPSRVEELVSVMKKEKESVVKNVGDATRQWTAVASTIAATENKDCLDLFLQLDGLWFIGRWLKDAQEFGNDSSDSFVEESITALLRAHEKLHRDKERSISSEIWITVKNLLNHNSSRVQDSARLLFDKWKRGTVTDHVDSGGHEYEISDAATVTGENNGPDSAKDSPVSRGSAHGEKDGADAAKSENLPSSLDGVQPESTKDLHVETTNDELKSHINSDYSDTENRSESHMASSSVLNPVHENLPVKELQTKTVEETASHEACSLADSKQENIEASDAMTVSNSSTVEHALVSSNAGVGTSLEVTTGHSFHTDTESDRFHVLNSVDLTNERMHASEPKKAMSDVAVMNHSSNGSELFKIAGKNSESHLSTSRSSSDNELLYEKPGDLETTFSRMAAIGTADEDKENCELEDLRGGSRFTSSHGVTDTTSDIDLEYGIVDALEVARKVAQEVEREVIDDREPSSSSSEKISEGGIRQPSTPESINRKQDLPTEVLPKEVSTGPIRSAGAHPEEEGLLINSDDADNEPENHSRDMESSQVTMAQDPEPNTEKSLCDFDLNQEVCSDDTEHAVTSISTPISVVSAFRAAAVRGIPAAPLQFEGTLGWKGSAATSAFRRASPRRNSDGDKRLSLGGTGSSSKRRLDCLDFDLNVAEAGDEKGAELMSGKQVTASSGLYSAESSLKASQRKSERLELDLNCVSDDGDGPVLDSRVKEPLFYDRNGHRSQSPASSSSSMQPSLRNFDLNDRPCSHNNALEQGPFPGRSSIAHGGPKLNDPVISIMGTKVEVNRKDVVSQVVSFPNGKVLGPATDGSITRSAGFMGLVPTASYTHSPALSSNLLPMAPNMPFPSAIYGASGSIPFIVDSGAPVVPQIMGSTSAVPIAYSQAQFIMNMSNAAAGLNGSGPSRPNFDLNSRLAIEGGNTDPMGLRQPFMPGHGRSIEEHLRANTQASSSSGVGVKRKEPDGGWEPYAFNYRQQHFPWKQ; encoded by the coding sequence ATGACGCTTGAGGATTTTTTTACCCTGGCTGAGATGAAAGATGGACTCACGGTCCCTTCACGAGTTGAGGAGCTAGTATCTGTaatgaaaaaagagaaagaatCTGTTGTGAAAAATGTTGGTGATGCAACCAGACAGTGGACTGCCGTTGCAAGCACAATTGCGGCCACTGAGAATAAAGATTGTCTTGATCTTTTTCTTCAGCTAGATGGACTCTGGTTTATAGGCAGATGGCTAAAGGATGCTCAAGAATTTGGTAATGACTCCAGTGATAGTTTTGTGGAAGAATCAATTACTGCACTCTTACGAGCACATGAAAAGTTGCATAGAGATAAGGAAAGGTCAATTTCTTCAGAGATTTGGATTACGGTCAAGAATCTTCTGAACCACAATAGCTCTCGAGTTCAGGACAGTGCTAGGTTGCTCTTTGATAAGTGGAAACGAGGTACAGTTACTGATCATGTCGATAGTGGTGGACATGAGTATGAGATTTCAGACGCTGCTACTGTTACCGGAGAAAATAATGGGCCAGATTCTGCCAAAGACAGTCCTGTTTCAAGAGGAAGTGCCCATGGAGAAAAAGATGGAGCAGATGCTGCTAAAAGTGAAAACCTTCCTTCAAGCCTAGATGGTGTTCAACCAGAAAGTACTAAAGATTTACACGTTGAAACTACTAATGATGAGCTCAAGTCCCACATAAACTCAGACTATTCAGACACGGAAAACAGATCTGAGAGTCATATGGCCTCCTCTTCTGTGTTAAATCCTGTTCATGAAAATTTGCCTGTGAAAGAACTACAAACAAAAACTGTGGAAGAAACTGCTTCCCATGAGGCCTGCAGTTTAGCAGATTCAAAGCAAGAAAATATTGAAGCTTCAGATGCTATGACAGTTTCAAACTCTAGTACTGTGGAACATGCTCTAGTTTCGTCTAATGCTGGTGTTGGAACTTCTCTGGAGGTTACAACAGGACACAGTTTCCATACTGATACTGAATCCGATAGGTTTCATGTCCTGAATTCTGTTGATCTTACTAATGAGAGGATGCATGCATCTGAGCCAAAGAAGGCAATGTCTGATGTGGCTGTTATGAATCATTCCAGCAATGGCTCAGAGCTATTCAAGATTGCTGGTAAAAACAGCGAGTCACATTTGAGCACGTCACGGAGCTCCTCTGACAATGAGCTCTTGTATGAAAAGCCTGGGGATCTGGAAACTACATTTTCGAGAATGGCAGCCATTGGAACAGCAGATGAAGATAAGGAGAATTGTGAACTTGAGGATTTGAGAGGTGGTTCCAGGTTTACCAGTAGTCATGGTGTGACCGATACAACATCTGATATTGATCTAGAGTATGGCATAGTTGATGCTCTAGAAGTTGCCCGAAAAGTTGCTCAAGAAGTGGAGCGAGAAGTCATAGATGACAGAGAACCTTCCAGCAGCTCTTCAGAGAAGATTTCAGAAGGTGGTATTAGGCAACCCAGTACCCCAGAATCCATAAATAGAAAACAAGACCTACCCACCGAGGTCTTGCCAAAGGAGGTGTCAACCGGACCCATTCGGTCTGCTGGAGCGCATCCTGAGGAGGAGGGGCTCCTTATTAATTCAGATGATGCAGATAATGAACCAGAAAATCACTCGCGTGACATGGAATCCTCTCAGGTGACCATGGCTCAAGATCCTGAGCCAAACACAGAGAAAAGTCTATGTGATTTTGATCTGAACCAAGAAGTCTGTTCTGATGATACGGAACATGCAGTGACTTCCATCTCCACTCCCATTTCAGTGGTTTCTGCTTTTAGGGCAGCAGCAGTGCGTGGCATACCTGCAGCTCCTTTGCAGTTCGAGGGGACTCTTGGATGGAAAGGATCTGCTGCCACAAGTGCTTTTCGCCGAGCATCACCTCGCCGTAACTCTGATGGTGATAAGAGACTATCCCTTGGAGGGACAGGCAGTAGCTCAAAACGGAGGTTGGATTGCCTTGATTTTGATCTCAATGTTGCTGAGGCTGGTGATGAAAAAGGTGCTGAACTAATGTCCGGGAAACAGGTTACAGCCTCATCAGGCCTCTATTCTGCAGAATCTTCACTGAAAGCTAGTCAGAGAAAATCCGAGAGACTTGAGCTGGATTTAAATTGTGTCAGTGATGATGGTGACGGTCCAGTACTAGATTCAAGAGTCAAGGAACCACTCTTTTATGACAGGAATGGGCATCGCAGCCAATCACCTGCTTCGTCATCATCATCAATGCAGCCTTCTCTGAGGAACTTTGATTTGAATGACAGGCCATGCAGTCACAATAATGCTTTAGAACAAGGGCCATTTCCTGGTAGATCTTCAATTGCTCATGGAGGGCCTAAACTAAATGATCCTGTTATTTCTATCATGGGTACTAAAGTGGAAGTCAATAGGAAGGACGTTGTTTCTCAGGTTGTGTCCTTTCCAAATGGCAAGGTTCTTGGGCCTGCAACTGATGGGAGCATCACAAGAAGTGCAGGGTTTATGGGGTTGGTTCCCACTGCCTCGTATACACATTCTCCTGCCTTAAGCTCTAATTTACTGCCAATGGCGCCAAATATGCCATTCCCTTCTGCCATTTATGGGGCTAGTGGCTCAATCCCCTTTATTGTTGATTCAGGTGCACCTGTTGTGCCTCAAATTATGGGCTCTACATCAGCGGTTCCAATAGCTTACTCTCAGGCACAATTCATTATGAACATGAGCAATGCAGCTGCTGGTTTAAATGGTTCAGGCCCCTCACGGCCTAATTTTGATCTGAATTCCAGATTAGCAATTGAGGGAGGAAATACAGATCCCATGGGTTTAAGGCAGCCATTCATGCCTGGTCATGGTAGGTCAATAGAAGAACATTTGAGGGCAAACACACAAGCCTCCTCTAGTTCCGGGGTTGGGGTAAAAAGGAAGGAACCAGATGGTGGATGGGAACCATACGCATTTAACTACAGACAGCAGCATTTTCCATggaaacagtaa
- the LOC107958217 gene encoding uncharacterized protein isoform X2, giving the protein MTLEDFFTLAEMKDGLTVPSRVEELVSVMKKEKESVVKNVGDATRQWTAVASTIAATENKDCLDLFLQLDGLWFIGRWLKDAQEFGNDSSDSFVEESITALLRAHEKLHRDKERSISSEIWITVKNLLNHNSSRVQDSARLLFDKWKRGTVTDHVDSGGHEYEISDAATVTGENNGPDSAKDSPVSRGSAHGEKDGADAAKSENLPSSLDGVQPESTKDLHVETTNDELKSHINSDYSDTENRSESHMASSSVLNPVHENLPVKELQTKTVEETASHEACSLADSKQENIEASDAMTVSNSSTVEHALVSSNAGVGTSLEVTTGHSFHTDTESDRFHVLNSVDLTNERMHASEPKKAMSDVAVMNHSSNGSELFKIAGKNSESHLSTSRSSSDNELLYEKPGDLETTFSRMAAIGTADEDKENCELEDLRGGSRFTSSHGVTDTTSDIDLEYGIVDALEVARKVAQEVEREVIDDREPSSSSSEKISEGGIRQPSTPESINRKQDLPTEVLPKEVSTGPIRSAGAHPEEEGLLINSDDADNEPENHSRDMESSQVTMAQDPEPNTEKSLCDFDLNQEVCSDDTEHAVTSISTPISVVSAFRAAAVRGIPAAPLQFEGTLGWKGSAATSAFRRASPRRNSDGDKRLSLGGTGSSSKRRLDCLDFDLNVAEAGDEKGAELMSGKQVTASSGLYSAESSLKASQRKSERLELDLNCVSDDGDGPVLDSRVKEPLFYDRNGHRSQSPASSSSSMQPSLRNFDLNDRPCSHNNALEQGPFPGRSSIAHGGPKLNDPVISIMGTKVEVNRKDVVSQVVSFPNGKVLGPATDGSITRSAGFMGLVPTASYTHSPALSSNLLPMAPNMPFPSAIYGASGSIPFIVDSGAPVVPQIMGSTSAVPIAYSQAQFIMNMSNAAAGLNGSGPSRPNFDLNSRLAIEGGNTDPMGLRQPFMPGHGRSIEEHLRANTQASSSSGVGVKRKEPDGGWEPYAFNYRQQHFPWKQ; this is encoded by the exons ATGACGCTTGAGGATTTTTTTACCCTGGCTGAGATGAAAGATGGACTCACGGTCCCTTCACGAGTTGAGGAGCTAGTATCTGTaatgaaaaaagagaaagaatCTGTTGTGAAAAATGTTGGTGATGCAACCAGACAGTGGACTGCCGTTGCAAGCACAATTGCGGCCACTGAGAATAAAGATTGTCTTGATCTTTTTCTTCAGCTAGATGGACTCTGGTTTATAGGCAGATGGCTAAAGGATGCTCAAGAATTTGGTAATGACTCCAGTGATAGTTTTGTGGAAGAATCAATTACTGCACTCTTACGAGCACATGAAAAGTTGCATAGAGATAAGGAAAGGTCAATTTCTTCAGAGATTTGGATTACGGTCAAGAATCTTCTGAACCACAATAGCTCTCGAGTTCAGGACAGTGCTAGGTTGCTCTTTGATAAGTGGAAACGAGGTACAGTTACTGATCATGTCGATAGTGGTGGACATGAGTATGAGATTTCAGACGCTGCTACTGTTACCGGAGAAAATAATGGGCCAGATTCTGCCAAAGACAGTCCTGTTTCAAGAGGAAGTGCCCATGGAGAAAAAGATGGAGCAGATGCTGCTAAAAGTGAAAACCTTCCTTCAAGCCTAGATGGTGTTCAACCAGAAAGTACTAAAGATTTACACGTTGAAACTACTAATGATGAGCTCAAGTCCCACATAAACTCAGACTATTCAGACACGGAAAACAGATCTGAGAGTCATATGGCCTCCTCTTCTGTGTTAAATCCTGTTCATGAAAATTTGCCTGTGAAAGAACTACAAACAAAAACTGTGGAAGAAACTGCTTCCCATGAGGCCTGCAGTTTAGCAGATTCAAAGCAAGAAAATATTGAAGCTTCAGATGCTATGACAGTTTCAAACTCTAGTACTGTGGAACATGCTCTAGTTTCGTCTAATGCTGGTGTTGGAACTTCTCTGGAGGTTACAACAGGACACAGTTTCCATACTGATACTGAATCCGATAGGTTTCATGTCCTGAATTCTGTTGATCTTACTAATGAGAGGATGCATGCATCTGAGCCAAAGAAGGCAATGTCTGATGTGGCTGTTATGAATCATTCCAGCAATGGCTCAGAGCTATTCAAGATTGCTGGTAAAAACAGCGAGTCACATTTGAGCACGTCACGGAGCTCCTCTGACAATGAGCTCTTGTATGAAAAGCCTGGGGATCTGGAAACTACATTTTCGAGAATGGCAGCCATTGGAACAGCAGATGAAGATAAGGAGAATTGTGAACTTGAGGATTTGAGAGGTGGTTCCAGGTTTACCAGTAGTCATGGTGTGACCGATACAACATCTGATATTGATCTAGAGTATGGCATAGTTGATGCTCTAGAAGTTGCCCGAAAAGTTGCTCAAGAAGTGGAGCGAGAAGTCATAGATGACAGAGAACCTTCCAGCAGCTCTTCAGAGAAGATTTCAGAAGGTGGTATTAGGCAACCCAGTACCCCAGAATCCATAAATAGAAAACAAGACCTACCCACCGAGGTCTTGCCAAAGGAGGTGTCAACCGGACCCATTCGGTCTGCTGGAGCGCATCCTGAGGAGGAGGGGCTCCTTATTAATTCAGATGATGCAGATAATGAACCAGAAAATCACTCGCGTGACATGGAATCCTCTCAGGTGACCATGGCTCAAGATCCTGAGCCAAACACAGAGAAAAGTCTATGTGATTTTGATCTGAACCAAGAAGTCTGTTCTGATGATACGGAACATGCAGTGACTTCCATCTCCACTCCCATTTCAGTGGTTTCTGCTTTTAGGGCAGCAGCAGTGCGTGGCATACCTGCAGCTCCTTTGCAGTTCGAGGGGACTCTTGGATGGAAAGGATCTGCTGCCACAAGTGCTTTTCGCCGAGCATCACCTCGCCGTAACTCTGATGGTGATAAGAGACTATCCCTTGGAGGGACAGGCAGTAGCTCAAAACGGAGGTTGGATTGCCTTGATTTTGATCTCAATGTTGCTGAGGCTGGTGATGAAAAAGGTGCTGAACTAATGTCCGGGAAACAGGTTACAGCCTCATCAGGCCTCTATTCTGCAGAATCTTCACTGAAAGCTAGTCAGAGAAAATCCGAGAGACTTGAGCTGGATTTAAATTGTGTCAGTGATGATGGTGACGGTCCAGTACTAGATTCAAGAGTCAAGGAACCACTCTTTTATGACAGGAATGGGCATCGCAGCCAATCACCTGCTTCGTCATCATCATCAATGCAGCCTTCTCTGAGGAACTTTGATTTGAATGACAGGCCATGCAGTCACAATAATGCTTTAGAACAAGGGCCATTTCCTGGTAGATCTTCAATTGCTCATGGAGGGCCTAAACTAAATGATCCTGTTATTTCTATCATGGGTACTAAAGTGGAAGTCAATAGGAAGGACGTTGTTTCTCAGGTTGTGTCCTTTCCAAATGGCAAGGTTCTTGGGCCTGCAACTGATGGGAGCATCACAAGAAGTGCAGGGTTTATGGGGTTGGTTCCCACTGCCTCGTATACACATTCTCCTGCCTTAAGCTCTAATTTACTGCCAATGGCGCCAAATATGCCATTCCCTTCTGCCATTTATGGGGCTAGTGGCTCAATCCCCTTTATTGTTGATTCAGGTGCACCTGTTGTGCCTCAAATTATGGGCTCTACATCAGCGGTTCCAATAGCTTACTCTCAGGCACAATTCATTATGAACATGAGCAATGCAGCTGCTGGTTTAAATGGTTCAGGCCCCTCACGGCCTAATTTTGATCTGAATTCCAGATTAGCAATTGAGGGAGGAAATACAGATCCCATGGGTTTAAGGCAGCCATTCATGCCTGGTCATGGTAGGTCAATAGAAGAACATTTGAGGGCAAACACACAAGCCTCCTCTAGTTCCGGGGTTGGGGTAAAAAGGAAGGAACCAGATGGTGGATGGGAACCATACGCATTTAACTACAGACAGCAGCATTTTCCATggaaaca ATAG
- the LOC107958219 gene encoding DEAD-box ATP-dependent RNA helicase 28, giving the protein MAPSFMFEAPSDEEPELSESKDEDNEEAEEEEEGDEAEDRPSKPKPKSQSPWDFTSYSESVAEEHARRGTTSVDFKISKILQQSSAPAQQEETSDSESDKQVDYRSEDEEEENSNARDNKSFFAPAEGASFHANSFMELNLSRPLLRACETLGYTKPTPIQAACIPLALTGRDICGSAITGSGKTAAFALPTLERLLFRPKRVSAIRVLILTPARELAVQVHSMIEKLAQYTDIRCCLIVGGLSLKAQETALRLMPDIVVATPGRMIDHLRNTMSVDLDDLAVLILDEADRLLELGFSAEIHELVRLCPKRRQTMLFSATMTEEVDELVKLSLTRPLRLSADPSAKRPSTLTEEVVRIRRMREVNQEAVLLSLCTKTFTSRVIIFSGTKQAAHRLKILFQLAGLQAAELHGDLTQVQRLDALERFRKQEVDFLIATDVAARGLDIIGVQTVINYACPRDITSYVHRVGRTARAGREGYAVTFVTDNDRSLLKAIAKRVGSKLKSRIVAEQSITKWSQKIEEMEEKVTEVIEEERAERALRKAEMEATKAENMIAHKDEIYARPKRTWFMTEKEKKLVAKEAKASVEKEKGSANAIISAQQAEDLKMKEKRKREREKNLPRKKRRKLEAAREMLEDQSEINEPDGSGKHKKEKEGISLVDLAYRRAKAVKAVKKAVDSGKIVKKSNKSSKQYKQRTQSRTEEMRELFENDMSERRQKSSSNAGRKKPKSSFKSKSRYKRR; this is encoded by the exons ATGGCTCCAAGCTTCATGTTCGAAGCCCCCAGCGACGAAGAACCCGAACTCTCTGAATCGAAGGATGAAGATAATGAAGAAGCtgaggaggaagaagaaggagATGAAGCAGAAGACAGACCTTCCAAACCAAAACCCAAATCCCAATCTCCATGGGACTTTACTTCTTACTCTGAATCCGTCGCAGAGGAACACGCTCGCCGTGGTACCACCTCTGTTGACTTCAAAATCTCTAAAATCCTCCAACAAAGCTCAGCTCCAGCTCAGCAGGAGGAGACCTCCGATTCTGAATCCGACAAACAA gTTGATTATAGGTCAGAAGATGAAGAAGAGGAAAATAGTAATGCAAGAGACAATAAATCGTTCTTTGCACCAGCTGAAGGAGCGTCGTTTCATGCCAATTCTTTCATGGAGCTCAATCTTTCGCGTCCTTTGCTTCGCGCTTGTGAAACATTGGGTTACACCAAGCCGACGCCCATTCAG GCTGCTTGTATACCATTAGCCTTGACTGGGCGCGATATATGTGGTAGCGCAATTACTGGTTCTGGGAAg ACGGCTGCATTTGCCTTACCTACATTAGAAAGGCTGTTATTTCGCCCTAAAAGGGTTTCAGCTATACGAGTACTTATCCTTACTCCAGCTAGAGAGTTGGCCGTTCA GGTTCACAGTATGATAGAGAAACTTGCCCAGTATACCGATATTAGATGCTGTCTGATTGTTGGTGGACTTTCATTAAAG GCACAAGAGACAGCTTTGAGATTAATGCCTGACATTGTTGTGGCTACTCCTGGACGCATGATAGATCATTTACGAAACACCATGTCTGTGGATTTGGATGATCTTGCAGTTTTGATCCTTGATGAGGCAGATCGTCTTCTGGAGCTCGGATTCAGTGCTGAAATTCATGAATTG GTTCGCCTTTGTCCTAAAAGGAGACAGACTATGCTGTTTTCAGCTACAATGACAGAGGAAGTTGATGAGCTTGTCAAGCTTTCTTTGACCAGACCCTTACGTCTTTCAGCTGACCCATCAGCTAAACGGCCATCAACATTGACCGAGGA GGTTGTAAGGATACGCCGAATGCGTGAAGTAAATCAAGAAGCAGTTCTTCTGTCATTGTGTACAAAGACCTTCACATCCAGAGTGATTATCTTCAG TGGAACTAAGCAGGCTGCTCATAGGTTGAAGATTTTATTTCAGTTGGCCGGCCTTCAAGCAGCTGAGCTTCATGGAGATCTTACTCAAGTTCAGCGCCTTGAT GCCTTGGAACGTTTTAGGAAGCAGGAAGTTGATTTTTTAATTGCAACTGATGTGGCTGCTCGT GGACTTGATATAATTGGTGTTCAGACTGTTATTAATTATGCTTGTCCTCGAGATATTACAAG TTACGTTCACCGAGTCGGTCGGACAGCAAGAGCTGGTAGAGAAGGATATGCTGTTACATTTGTTACTGACAATGACCGATCTCTATTAAAAGCTATT GCAAAGAGAGTAGGTTCAAAGTTGAAGAGCCGGATTGTTGCCGAGCAGTCTATCACGAAGTGGTCTCAAAAAATTGAGGAGATGGAGGAGAAAGTCACTGAAGTTATTGAAGAGGAGAG GGCGGAGAGAGCCCTAAGAAAGGCTGAAATGGAAGCAACGAAG GCTGAAAATATGATTGCACATAAGGATGAAATTTATGCACGACCTAAAAGAACCTGGTTTATGACAGAAAAGGAGAAAAAACTTGTAGCTAAGGAAGCAAAG GCATctgtagagaaagaaaaaggtTCTGCAAATGCTATCATCAGTGCTCAACAAGCTGAGGACCTTAAGATGAAGGAAAAGAGGAAGCGAGAGCGTGAG AAAAATTTACCTCGGAAGAAACGTCGAAAACTGGAAGCTGCCAGAGAAATGTTGGAGGATCAAAGTGAAATTAATGAACCAGAT GGTAGTGGGAAACATAAGAAAGAGAAGGAAGGTATATCTTTGGTTGACTTGGCTTACCGGCGAGCAAAAGCAGTAAAAGCTGTGAAGAAGGCAGTAGATTCTGGCAAAATTGTGAAGAAATCCAATAAAAGCTCAAAGCAGTATAAACAAAGAACTCAATCAAGGACAGAAGAAATGCGGGAACTATTCGAAAATGACATGAGTGAGAGAAGACAGAAAAGTTCTAGTAATGCTGGAAGGAAAAAGCCCAAAAGTTCATTTAAGAGCAAATCACG TTACAAGCGCAGGTAG